GTAGTCGGTCTGCGGGGGGTCCGGGAAGCGGTTGGAGAGGGCGTAGCCGATGTCGAGCACGGAAGAGATGGTGTCACGCCTGAGCAGCGGCTCCGGCCCCGCGGATCACGTGAACCCCGGCACTTAAGATCACTGACATGTCCAGATCCGTGCGCCTTGTCCCGCCCGCCGCGGTCCTGCTCGCCCTCGCCCTCATCACCCCCGCGTGCGGCGGCGGTGTGCACGGCACCCCGGGCGGCTCCGGCGTACGCGACCCGTACTTCCCGAAGGCCGGCAACGGCGGCTACGACGTCGGGCACTACGACCTCACCCTGGACTACACCCCCGCCGGCCGCCGTCTCACCGGCACGGCCGTCATCACCGCCCGCGCCACCCAGGACCTGTCCGCCTTCGACCTCGACCTCGCCGGACTGCACGTGGACTCGGTCACCGTCGAGGGCAAGGACGCGCGCTTCGAACGGGCCGGCCAGGAACTCACCGTCCGCCCGCACGACGACCTGAGCAAGGGCGAGACCTTCCGCACCACCGTCCGCTACTCGGGCACCCCGCGCACCCTCACCGACCCCGACGGCTCCGAGGAGGGCTGGCTGCCCACCTCCGACGGCGCCCTCGGCCTCGGCGAACCGGTCGGCTCGATGGCCTGGTTCCCCGGTAACGACCATCCCTCCGACAAGGCGTCCTACGACCTCGCCGTCACCGTCCCCGAGGGTCTCCAGGCCGTCTCCAACGGCGAGTTGACGGGCCAGTCCACCAAGGGGGGCCGGACGACCTACCACTGGCACACCGCCCAGCCCATGGCGAGCTACGTCGCCACGCTCGCCATCGGCCACTTCGCGATCACCCGCAGCACCGGCCCGCACGGACTGCCGATCCTGACCGCCGTGGACCCCACCCAGGCGAAGGCGAGCAAGGACGTGCTCGCGCAGCTCCCCAGGATCATCGGCTGGGAGGAGTACAACTTCGGCTCCTACCCCTTCTCCTCCACCGGGGCGATCATCGCCGGCCCGGGTGCCGCCGACTACGCCCTGGAGACCCAGAACCGGCCCGTCGTCCCCGCCGACCACCTGGAGACCAGCACGCTCGTGCACGAACTCGCCCACCAGTGGTACGGCGACTCGGTCACCCCGAAGTCCTGGCAGGACATGTGGCTCAACGAGGGCTTCGCCACCTACGCGGAGTGGCTGTACCAGGAGGACCACGGCGGCAAGAGCGCCCAGCAGACCTTCATGGACCTCTACAACGGCGACGACGACGCCATCTGGGCCTACCCGCCCGCGAAACCGTCGAACGCCGCCCACATCTCCGACACCCCCGTCTACCAGCGCGGCGCGATGATCCTGCAGAAGATCCGGCAGAAGGCCGGCGACGACACGTTCTACGCCATCATCCAGGGCTGGGCCGCCGACCACCGCCACGGCAGCGCGAGCACCGCCGACTTCACCGCGTACGTGGAGCACAAGGCCCCGCACAAGGACTTCACAGAGATATGGAAGGACTGGCTGTACGGGGACGGCAAGCCGGCCCATCCGTGACACCGCGCGGCGCCCCGGCTCCCGGCCCGGACTCCGCGCTCGGACTCCGCGCTCAGACTCCCCGCTCCAGCGCCGCCCGCATCGCCGCCCGGGCCGCCCACACGGCCTGCGCGTGCCGGAGCCGGTGCTCCTGGAACTCCGGTGTGTCCAGCGCCGGATCGCCCGAGGCGAACACCTCCAGCAGCTCCCGCAGGGAGGCGTACACGTCCTCCACGACGGCCGTCATCTCCTGCGGGGCGCGGATCAGCACGACCTCCCGGGCCTCGTCACAGCCCGAGGCACGGAACGCCTCCCGCACGGCGGCAGCGCGTTCCGCCGCGGGAGCCTCACGGTGCCGGGTCGCGGCCGTGTGCATGTCCTCGTAGGCCAGCCGGTACCTGGTCAGGCAGGTGACGTAGAGGTCCCGGCGCTCGCGCCGGTCCCGCTCGCCCGTCTCGCGCCGCCAGCGGACCCGGTCGGCGAGCAGCGTCGAGCCGACCCCGACGACGGCGCCGAGTGCCGTCCCGGCCAGTGTCGTCCAGTCCACCGCCCGCTCAGCCCTTCCAGGCGTCCAGCAGTCCCGCGAGCCCCGGCGGCCACAGCAGCCCGGGTGCCTCGGCCAGCTCCTGCCGCGTCCACCAGCGCCAGGTGAGGATGCCGTCGGCGGTGTGCGCGGCGGCGAGCCGGGGGCCGGCCGGGTCCCGGTGCGGGCCTCGGGTGACATAGACGTGCTCGTGCTGGCGGACCGGAACGCCGGTGTGCGTGAAGTCGTGTTCCCAGGTGCACAGCAGCGGGCCCGGCTCCAGGTCGGTCCACCCGGTCTCCTCGGCCAGCTCCCGCAGGGCGCCCTCGCGCGGGGACTCACCGGCCTCCAGGCCACCGCCGGGCAGGGCCCAGTGGACGCCGGCCTCGACATTGTCGTACCGGAACAGGAACACCGCGCCGTCCGGGTCCACGACGGCGATCCGGGCCGCCTTCCTCGGTGTGCGCGACACCTCGCCGATCACCTTGCGCAGCACGGCGCAGGGGCGGCCGTGGGCTCGGTCGGGGCGGTGGTCGATCACCTCGTAGCCGAGGGCGGTCCAGAAGGCCAGGGCCTTGGGGTTGTTCTCCAGGACCGCGAGCCGTACGGCGCTGCGGCGGCCCCGGGCGCGGAAGCGGTTCTCGACGAGTTCCGCGAGGGTACGGCCGTAGCCCTTGCCGTGCTCCTGCGCGTTCACCATCAGCAGCCCGATCCACGGGTCGGGGTCGACGGGCTGGGGGTGATGGGCGAGCGTGCCCGCGAGTCCGACGAGGCGTCCCTCCTCGGTGCGGGCGAGCAGCACCTCGGCGCCCGGCACGGACAAGTCCTCGGCCAGTGTGGCCGCGACCTGCTCGGGACGTATGTCGTCCGGGTCGGGGAAGTCGCCGGTGAGCCGGTGGAACTCGCCGTTGGATGCGTAGAGCGCGGTGAGTTCGGCCAGCAGCGGGGCCGGTATGTCCTCGCCGGGGGAGAGGGGCTCGAGAATCACGGGGGCAAGCTATCCCCGAGGAGCCGTGGCCCACCTCCGGTTTTCCGCACGTCTTTTCCGCACGCCGGGAATCACGCGAGCCCGCGCCCGGAAACCGGAGGCTTCCACCGGCCGGCGCCGCGCTCATCGCGGCGCCGGGCGGGCGCTGCCGCCCTCCTGGAGAGCGGCCGGAGCCCGGCGCAGCGACCGTCAGACGTTCACACCGAAGTCCTGGGCGATGCCGACCAGGCCCGAGGCGTAACCCTGGCCCACCGCGCGGAACTTCCACTCCGCGCCGTTGCGGTACAGCTCGCCGAAGACCATGGCCGTCTCGGTGGCGGCGTCCTCGGAGAGGTCGTAGCGGGCGATCTCGGCGCCGCCGGCCTGGTTGACGATGCGGATGTAGGCGTTGCGGACCTGGCCGAAGTTCTGGCCGCGGTTCTCGGCGTCGTAGATGGAGACGGGGAAGACGACCTTGTCGATGTCGGCCGGGAGCGCGGCCAGGTTGACGTTGATCGCCTCGTCGTCGCCCTCGCCCTGGCCGGTGCGGTTGTCGCCGGTGTGGACGATGGTGTTGTCCGGGGTCTGCTTGTTGTTGAAGAAGACGAAGTGCGCGTCCGAGTAGACCTTGCCCTGGGCGTTGACCGCGATGGCGGAGGCGTCCAGGTCGAAGTCCGTGCCGGTGGTGGTGCGGACGTCCCAGCCGAGGCCCACGGTGACGGCGGTCAGGCCCGGAGCCTCCTTGGTGAGCGAGACGTTGCCACCCTTGGACAGGCTTACAGCCATGTTGGGAGTCCTTTCCTTGGACTATGTCTTGGACTACGTGTGGTGCAGTGCCGTTGAAGCTACCGTCACCACGAAGAACGTCGAGGGGGGTCCCGGTGGTTCCGGCTCCCTTTACCTTTTTTACCGAGCACTTTTTTCACCGAGCGCGCGGTCCGGGTCCGGAAATCCAGGTGACGTGAACCGGCAGGACCGGGAACATGGAGCACATGTCCGGTCCTTACGTCATCCGTGGCTCCGTCTCGCTCCCCGAGGCCGAGCTGATGTGGCGTTTCTCCAGGTCGTCCGGGCCCGGCGGACAGCACGTCAACACCAGTGACTCGGCCGTGGAGCTGCGCTTCGACCTCGCCCGCACCGAGGCGCTGCCTTCGGTGTGGAAGGAGCGGGCGCTCCAGCGGCTCGCGGGCCGGCTCGTCGACGGAGTGGTGGTGGTACGGGCCTCGGAGCACCGCTCCCAGTGGCGCAACCGCGAGGCCGCCGCCGTACGCCTCGCCTCCCTCCTCGCGGAGGCCAGCGCACCCCCGCCGAGGCCGCGCCGGCCGACCCGGATCCCGCGCGGCATCAACGAACGCCGCCTCCGGGAGAAGAAGCAGCGCGCCGATACCAAGCGGGGCCGCTCGGGCCGCGACTGGACGTGACCGGACGGGCGGGACACCGCCGCGGTAGCCACGGCCCGCCCTGCCGGCGGCGCCCCCCGTTCGCCGGTGAGGCTGTCACGCGTGAGCCTGGCGCCAGCCGCACTGCCCGTGACGCCGGCACATCCGCTGCCCGCGGCTCTGCTCGTGCGGTCGGCACATCTGCTGCCTGCGGCTCTGCTCGTGCGGTCGGCACATCCGCTGCCGGCCGTTCTCCCGATGGCGGTGTCACATCTGGTGCCCGACGTTCGTCAGTGAGGCAGTGGACCAGCGATGGCGGACGACGGAAAGGCCGGCACCCCCGATGAGCGACGACGAGCAGCACCGTGACGACGACCTTCTCGCCGAGCGGTTCGAGGCCTACCGGGGGCATCTGCGGGCCGTCGCCTTCCGGATGCTGGGCTCGGCCGCGGAGGCCGAGGACGCGGTGCAGGAGGCGTGGTTCCGGCTGAGCCGGTCCGACACCCGCGAGGTGGGCAACCTCGGGGGCTGGCTGACGACCGTCGTCGGCCGGGTCTGCCTCGACATGCTCCGCTCCCGCCGCTCCAGGGGCGAGCAGCCGCTGGACACCTGGCAGCCGGGACCCTCCGCGGAACCGGACCCCGTCCAGGACGCCGTGCTCGCGGACTCGGTCGGGGTGGCGCTGCTGGTCGTCCTCGACACGCTCTCGCCGGCCGAGCGGCTGGCGTTCGTGCTGCACGATTTGTTCGGGGTGCCGTTCGAGGAGGTCGGCGGCGTCCTCGGGCGCAGTCCGGCCGCCGCGCGGCAGCTGGCCAGCCGGGCGCGGCGCCGGGTGCGGGGTGCGGATGCGCCGGAGGCCGACCTGGTACGGCAGCGGGAGGTGGTCGACGCCTTTCTGTCGGCGGCGCGGGACGGTGACTTCGACGGGCTGCTGGCGGTGCTCGATCCGGACGTCGTGGCGCGGAGCGAGGCGGGTCTGACCGCCGGTGCGGTGCGGGTCGCCTCCGGTGCGAAGAGCTTCGCGCATCTCGCGCGCGTGGCGCGTCCCGCGCTGGTCGACGGGGCGACGGGCCTGGTGGTGTACGCCGACGGCCGCCTGGAGCGCGCCCTGACGTTCACCTTCGTCGCCGACCGCATCACGACCATCGACATCGTGACCAACCCGGCCGACCTGTCGGTTCTGGCCATCGAGCCCGCGTAGACCCGGTGGTGGGCCTGGGGCCGGCCTCCCCGTCAACTCCGGGGCATTCCAGCAGGGTTGGCTTCAGGCATCCCGCGGCTCGTCACAACTCCAGCACCCCGACCGTCTGTCCCCCGCTCGTCTCCCCGTTCTTGCGGAACCCCAGCCGCAGATAGAACTCCTCGGGGCCGTCCGGACCGGGATGCCAGGTCACGTACATCTCCTTGCCTTCCCTGCGGCGGATCAGGTCGGCGACGGAGTCGACGGCATAGCGGCCGTACCCGCGTCCCTGCGCGTCCGCCGCGATGTTCAGGCGCCACAGGCCCGAGCGGCGCACGCTGCCGTCGCCGTGCCAGTCGATGCCGAGGAAGGCCATCAGGAAGCCCACCGGGCGGCCGTCGTCGACGATCAGGCGGGGCCAGGCGACGCCGGCGGGGTGGACGTACGCCTCGGCCAGGGACTTCACGACCGGCTCGACCGCGTGTTCCTGGTCGGGGCGGATCCGGATGCCGATCGCGGCGTCGACGTTCGCGGGCGTGACTTCTTCCAGGTGAGGGGTCATCCGCGCACCCTAGGCACACCGCCCGCGCGGCTGCGACGCAATATCCGGCGCACCGCCGGTACCCGGGCTCAGCCCAACTGCCGGTAGCGGCCCCGGAAGTACAGCAGCGGACCGCCCTCCGCGCTGGGGACGCGCGCGGTGAGGACGCGGCCGATGACGAGGGTGTGGTCGCCGGCCGTCACCCGCTGCTCGGTGCGGCACTCCAGGGTGGCCAGCGCACCGCCCACCAGCGGGGCGCCGGTGGCCTCGCCGCGGACGTAGGGGATGTCCTCGAAGAGCAGGCGGTCGCTGATCCGGCCCTTCATCGCGAAGCGGCCCGCGATGTGCCGCTGGCTCTCGGTGAGCACCGACACCCCCCACAGGGGCTGTTCGTCGAGCAGGTCGTCCATGCGGGCGCCCTCGCGCAGGCTGACCAGGACCAGCGGAGGGTCGAGGGAGACCGACATGAAGGCGGTGGCGGTCATGCCGACGTCCTCCCCGCCCGGCGCGCCGGGGTCGTCCGGGTCCAGCGGCGGCTCCTGCGCCGTCACCAGGACGACCCCGGCGGCCAGTCGGGACATCGCGGCCCGGAACTCCTCGTTGCTCACCCCCTCAGCATGCCCGGAAGCTGCTGTGGCGGTGGGTGAGGGAGTCTTCAGCACGCCGGAAACGCTAATCTCCGCTCTGCGCGAGCCGCATCGGCCCTTGGCCCGAGCCGGGTCCTAGGACCAGCGAAGGAGGGACGGCGACGGAGGGACGGTGAAGGCGGGCGGCGACGGGAGGTACGGCGAAAGAGAGGAGCGCAGAGAACGTGCATATATGCGCACTCTCGCAAAGCTTGCGTTCAGTAAACGCGCAGGGCAAACGCAGAAACTCCACTCAATTGTTCACGTTCTCCTGTGACTTGAGTCACAAGGGGCAGGAATTGTTGACCCTGTGTACCGAGTGGGCAGCGCGCTGTGATTCAGTGGCGGGGAACTGAAACAGCACCCTAAGAGGCACCCAAGAGAAGCGCCGGAAGACAACCCTTGATTCGCTCGAGGTCTCGGGGGGAGGGCGAGCATGGAGACCGAGTCGGAGCCATATGTCCGTCTTGCGTCTTTGCGGCAGCTGCA
Above is a genomic segment from Streptomyces fodineus containing:
- a CDS encoding M1 family metallopeptidase, whose amino-acid sequence is MSRSVRLVPPAAVLLALALITPACGGGVHGTPGGSGVRDPYFPKAGNGGYDVGHYDLTLDYTPAGRRLTGTAVITARATQDLSAFDLDLAGLHVDSVTVEGKDARFERAGQELTVRPHDDLSKGETFRTTVRYSGTPRTLTDPDGSEEGWLPTSDGALGLGEPVGSMAWFPGNDHPSDKASYDLAVTVPEGLQAVSNGELTGQSTKGGRTTYHWHTAQPMASYVATLAIGHFAITRSTGPHGLPILTAVDPTQAKASKDVLAQLPRIIGWEEYNFGSYPFSSTGAIIAGPGAADYALETQNRPVVPADHLETSTLVHELAHQWYGDSVTPKSWQDMWLNEGFATYAEWLYQEDHGGKSAQQTFMDLYNGDDDAIWAYPPAKPSNAAHISDTPVYQRGAMILQKIRQKAGDDTFYAIIQGWAADHRHGSASTADFTAYVEHKAPHKDFTEIWKDWLYGDGKPAHP
- a CDS encoding GNAT family N-acetyltransferase; amino-acid sequence: MTPHLEEVTPANVDAAIGIRIRPDQEHAVEPVVKSLAEAYVHPAGVAWPRLIVDDGRPVGFLMAFLGIDWHGDGSVRRSGLWRLNIAADAQGRGYGRYAVDSVADLIRRREGKEMYVTWHPGPDGPEEFYLRLGFRKNGETSGGQTVGVLEL
- the arfB gene encoding alternative ribosome rescue aminoacyl-tRNA hydrolase ArfB, which gives rise to MEHMSGPYVIRGSVSLPEAELMWRFSRSSGPGGQHVNTSDSAVELRFDLARTEALPSVWKERALQRLAGRLVDGVVVVRASEHRSQWRNREAAAVRLASLLAEASAPPPRPRRPTRIPRGINERRLREKKQRADTKRGRSGRDWT
- a CDS encoding bifunctional GNAT family N-acetyltransferase/NUDIX hydrolase, translating into MILEPLSPGEDIPAPLLAELTALYASNGEFHRLTGDFPDPDDIRPEQVAATLAEDLSVPGAEVLLARTEEGRLVGLAGTLAHHPQPVDPDPWIGLLMVNAQEHGKGYGRTLAELVENRFRARGRRSAVRLAVLENNPKALAFWTALGYEVIDHRPDRAHGRPCAVLRKVIGEVSRTPRKAARIAVVDPDGAVFLFRYDNVEAGVHWALPGGGLEAGESPREGALRELAEETGWTDLEPGPLLCTWEHDFTHTGVPVRQHEHVYVTRGPHRDPAGPRLAAAHTADGILTWRWWTRQELAEAPGLLWPPGLAGLLDAWKG
- a CDS encoding sigma-70 family RNA polymerase sigma factor, which gives rise to MSDDEQHRDDDLLAERFEAYRGHLRAVAFRMLGSAAEAEDAVQEAWFRLSRSDTREVGNLGGWLTTVVGRVCLDMLRSRRSRGEQPLDTWQPGPSAEPDPVQDAVLADSVGVALLVVLDTLSPAERLAFVLHDLFGVPFEEVGGVLGRSPAAARQLASRARRRVRGADAPEADLVRQREVVDAFLSAARDGDFDGLLAVLDPDVVARSEAGLTAGAVRVASGAKSFAHLARVARPALVDGATGLVVYADGRLERALTFTFVADRITTIDIVTNPADLSVLAIEPA
- a CDS encoding TerD family protein, whose amino-acid sequence is MAVSLSKGGNVSLTKEAPGLTAVTVGLGWDVRTTTGTDFDLDASAIAVNAQGKVYSDAHFVFFNNKQTPDNTIVHTGDNRTGQGEGDDEAINVNLAALPADIDKVVFPVSIYDAENRGQNFGQVRNAYIRIVNQAGGAEIARYDLSEDAATETAMVFGELYRNGAEWKFRAVGQGYASGLVGIAQDFGVNV
- a CDS encoding flavin reductase family protein; translated protein: MLKTPSPTATAASGHAEGVSNEEFRAAMSRLAAGVVLVTAQEPPLDPDDPGAPGGEDVGMTATAFMSVSLDPPLVLVSLREGARMDDLLDEQPLWGVSVLTESQRHIAGRFAMKGRISDRLLFEDIPYVRGEATGAPLVGGALATLECRTEQRVTAGDHTLVIGRVLTARVPSAEGGPLLYFRGRYRQLG